A window from Drosophila gunungcola strain Sukarami chromosome 2R unlocalized genomic scaffold, Dgunungcola_SK_2 000017F, whole genome shotgun sequence encodes these proteins:
- the LOC128256393 gene encoding odorant receptor 42a → MELRRIFPALFTRSEDSPARSRDGTLYLLRCIFLMGVRKPPTHFFLAYVLWSFALNFCSTFYQPIGFLTGLIIHLSEFSPGEFLTSLQVAFNAWSCSTKVLIVWALVKHFDEANVILDEMDKRITEPGERLQVHRAVSLSNRIFFFFMAVYMVYATNTFLSAILIGRPPYQNYYPYLDWRSSTLHLALQAGLEYFAMAGACFQDVCVDCYPVNFVLVLRAHMSIFADRLRRLGTDPAESQEQRYERLVECIQDHKVILRFVDCLRPVISGTIFVQFLVVGLVLGFTLINIVLFANLGSAIAALSFMAAVLLETTPFCILCNYLTEDCYKLADALFQSNWIGGKKRYQMTLMYFLQKLQQPITLMAMNVFPISVGTNISVTKFSFSVFTLVKQMNIAEKLAKPDEEE, encoded by the exons ATGGAGCTACGAAGAATCTTTCCAGCCTTGTTCACCCGATCGGAGGACTCCCCAGCTCGCTCGCGAGACGGAACCCTGTACCTGCTGCGCTGCATCTTTCTCATGGGCGTACGCAAGCCACCCACCCATTTCTTTCTGGCCTACGTTCTCTGGTCCTTTGCCCTGAACTTCTGCTCAACCTTTTACCAGCCCATTGGCTTCCTCACGGGCCTTATCATCCATTTATCGGAGTTCTCGCCGGGGGAGTTTCTCACGTCGCTGCAGGTGGCCTTTAACGCCTGGTCCTGCTCCACCAAGGTGCTGATTGTGTGGGCGCTGGTTAAGCACTTTGACGAGGCCAATGTCATCCTCGACGAGATGGACAAACGTATCACGGAGCCGGGCGAGCGTCTGCAGGTGCATCGCGCAGTCTCGCTCAGCAACcgcatatttttctttttcatggCAGTCTACATGGTTTATGCCACGAACACCTTCCTTTCGGCGATCTTAATTGGAAGACCGCCATACCAAAATTACTATCCGTACCTAGACTGGCGCTCCAGCACTTTGCACCTGGCCCTGCAGGCCGGCCTGGAGTACTTTGCCATGGCTGGCGCCTGCTTCCAGGATGTGTGTGTGGACTGCTACCCCGTGAACTTTGTTCTTGTGCTACGCGCTCACATGTCCATCTTTGCGGACCGCCTTCGGCGACTGGGTACAGATCCAGCCGAGAGCCAGGAGCAGCGTTACGAGCGACTGGTTGAGTGCATACAGGACCACAAGGTCATTCTGAG ATTTGTCGACTGCCTGCGCCCAGTTATCTCTGGTACGATCTTTGTGCAGTTCCTGGTAGTGGGTTTGGTGCTGGGCTTTACTCTGATTAACATTGTTCTGTTTGCTAACTTGGGATCGGCTATCGCGGCGCTGTCCTTTATGGCCGCCGTGCTTCTTGAGACGACGCCCTTCTGTATTCTGTGCAACTATCTCACGGAGGACTGCTACAAATTGGCCGATGCCCTATTTCAGTCCAACTGGATCGGAGGGAAAAAGCGCTACCAAATGACACTCATGTACTTCCTGCAAAAACTACAGCAGCCGATTACCTTAATGGCCATGAACGTGTTTCCTATATCTGTGGGAACCAACATTAGT GTCACCAAGTTTTCCTTCTCCGTTTTTACTCTCGTGAAGCAAATGAATATTGCTGAAAAACTTGCCAAGCCAGATGAGGAAGAGtga